One Thermodesulfobacteriota bacterium DNA window includes the following coding sequences:
- a CDS encoding CCA tRNA nucleotidyltransferase, which translates to MKKVIEIKPFESELFDIARHLVTQLRNAGHKAFCVGGCTRDMLMGTPPREYDITTSATPDEVSKIFTHTIPVGVSFGVILVLIGHYRFEVATFRKEEGYSDSRHPDYVAYTASEEEDVLRRDFTINGMLYDPIGEEAIDYVGGMDDIRDGIIRTIGVPLYRFGEDKLRLMRAVRFASRYGFEVEKETYSALKALAPAINLVSAERIRDELVKIITQENPGAGLRLLRESGLLRYILPEVDVMSGVDQPPEFHPEGDVFTHTCLVLDKIYENSGGPVSPELAMGGLLHDVGKPPTFSVTDRIRFNGHDKLGAEMSRDICRRLKFSNKQIELIFELVRDHLKFKDVFYMKKSTLKRFIGTPDFEDHMILHLADCLASHGSTEAYDFVMKKFEELKEEEIKPEPLLGGKELIEMGYTPGPIFTEILSFVEEAQLEGEIQNAEEARELVSRKYPIGRSVS; encoded by the coding sequence ATGAAGAAAGTTATAGAGATTAAACCGTTCGAGAGCGAGCTCTTCGACATAGCCAGACACCTGGTCACGCAGCTGAGGAATGCGGGACATAAGGCTTTCTGCGTCGGCGGGTGCACGAGGGATATGCTGATGGGAACCCCGCCCAGGGAATACGATATAACGACGAGCGCAACCCCTGACGAAGTTTCGAAAATTTTCACGCATACCATACCCGTCGGAGTGAGCTTCGGCGTAATACTCGTTTTGATAGGACATTACAGGTTCGAAGTCGCCACATTCAGGAAAGAAGAGGGCTACTCCGACAGCCGCCACCCGGATTACGTAGCCTACACCGCCTCAGAAGAGGAAGACGTACTCAGGAGGGACTTCACGATAAACGGGATGCTCTACGACCCCATAGGGGAAGAGGCGATCGACTACGTGGGCGGGATGGACGATATAAGAGACGGGATAATCAGGACAATAGGCGTGCCGCTATACAGGTTCGGCGAAGACAAGCTCAGGCTCATGAGGGCAGTGAGATTCGCCTCCAGGTACGGCTTCGAGGTCGAGAAGGAGACTTACTCCGCTCTCAAAGCACTCGCACCCGCCATAAATCTGGTGAGCGCCGAGAGGATAAGGGACGAGCTCGTAAAGATCATCACCCAGGAAAATCCGGGAGCGGGACTGAGGCTCCTCCGGGAGAGCGGCCTTCTGCGATATATCCTGCCGGAGGTCGATGTAATGTCCGGTGTGGATCAGCCCCCGGAATTCCATCCCGAGGGAGACGTATTCACTCACACCTGCCTCGTGCTCGATAAAATATACGAGAATTCAGGAGGGCCCGTCTCGCCCGAGCTTGCTATGGGAGGACTCCTCCACGATGTCGGGAAGCCGCCTACTTTCTCGGTCACGGACAGGATAAGGTTCAACGGGCACGACAAGCTCGGGGCCGAAATGTCCCGCGATATATGCAGGAGGCTCAAGTTCTCCAATAAACAGATCGAGCTCATCTTTGAGCTGGTACGGGACCACCTGAAGTTCAAAGACGTCTTCTATATGAAAAAAAGCACGTTAAAGAGGTTCATCGGCACGCCTGATTTCGAGGACCATATGATCCTCCACCTGGCGGACTGCCTCGCGAGCCACGGCTCTACCGAGGCTTACGACTTCGTCATGAAAAAGTTCGAGGAGCTCAAGGAAGAAGAGATAAAACCGGAGCCGCTTCTCGGAGGGAAGGAGCTTATCGAAATGGGATACACGCCCGGCCCGATATTCACGGAGATACTCAGCTTTGTCGAGGAAGCCCAGCTCGAAGGGGAAATTCAAAACGCCGAGGAAGCCAGAGAGCTCGTTTCGAGGAAGTATCCTATAGGCAGGAGCGTCAGTTAG
- a CDS encoding ATP synthase F0 subunit C codes for MKTALSILSIVGVAILAAFIPDAAFAQEGGGGELTKLGLALGAGLGIGIAAGVAGLGQGRATAAALSGIARNPGASSKILTPMIIGLALIESLVIYALLIAFLLQGKI; via the coding sequence ATGAAAACAGCACTTTCGATTCTCTCGATAGTCGGAGTAGCTATCCTCGCTGCTTTTATTCCGGATGCGGCGTTCGCGCAGGAAGGGGGCGGCGGAGAGCTCACGAAGCTCGGACTCGCTCTCGGCGCGGGATTGGGAATTGGAATCGCGGCCGGTGTCGCCGGTCTGGGTCAGGGACGCGCGACTGCGGCTGCATTGAGCGGTATCGCGAGAAACCCGGGCGCAAGCTCCAAAATCCTCACTCCGATGATTATCGGTCTTGCTCTCATCGAGTCTCTCGTTATTTATGCTCTTCTCATAGCATTCCTGCTGCAGGGAAAAATATAA
- the atpB gene encoding F0F1 ATP synthase subunit A has translation MEHFSWFTLIGLGQYDYILGSILVLIILALAGFGIKKALSREDSVLPDEKFSIRTIFEILTIDFLFDLFTNMLGSKERAKKYFPLLGASFFFILFANFLGIIPGFLPPTGNFNVPVACALVIFVMYNFYGFKENGLAYLKHFAGPVIFLAPLMFIIEVISHFVRPVSLSLRLFMNITGDHLILGVFTNLVHYIIPAIFIGLGIFVSFLQAFIFTVLSAIYISLATAHEAEIE, from the coding sequence ATGGAACACTTTAGCTGGTTCACCTTGATCGGACTCGGACAATACGACTATATACTCGGGTCGATACTGGTGCTTATTATTCTGGCCCTGGCCGGGTTCGGGATAAAGAAAGCGCTATCGAGGGAAGATTCCGTTTTGCCTGATGAAAAGTTCTCGATAAGGACCATCTTCGAAATACTCACTATCGACTTTCTATTTGACCTGTTCACGAACATGCTCGGCTCTAAAGAACGGGCGAAGAAGTATTTCCCTCTCCTGGGCGCTTCCTTTTTCTTCATTTTGTTCGCGAATTTTCTCGGGATTATCCCCGGCTTCCTGCCGCCGACCGGAAACTTCAACGTGCCCGTTGCATGCGCGCTAGTCATATTCGTAATGTATAACTTTTACGGGTTCAAGGAAAACGGGCTCGCTTATCTGAAACATTTTGCGGGACCCGTAATATTTCTGGCCCCGCTGATGTTTATTATCGAAGTAATAAGCCATTTCGTACGCCCTGTGTCGCTTTCCCTCAGGCTTTTCATGAACATAACGGGAGACCACCTTATACTGGGCGTTTTCACCAACCTCGTGCATTACATAATACCGGCTATATTCATAGGTCTCGGAATATTTGTATCTTTTCTCCAGGCGTTTATATTTACCGTGCTGTCGGCGATATACATATCCCTCGCCACGGCGCATGAAGCTGAAATCGAATAG
- a CDS encoding ATP synthase subunit I has translation MTERTATLINIPSIGRVERTGLAVTGILMVVCYFIGSRELAVGTAAGGILFTANFMAIRFLVNALVAKSSPKGFGIFAFVIKMAVFIAIVVALFIFAKVNLYGFFIGVTGVVIVIIGESLRGSKDGTL, from the coding sequence ATGACGGAAAGGACAGCAACTCTAATTAACATACCGAGCATAGGAAGAGTAGAGAGAACCGGTCTGGCCGTTACCGGCATATTAATGGTCGTGTGTTATTTTATCGGCTCGAGGGAGCTGGCGGTGGGAACTGCAGCGGGGGGGATACTTTTTACCGCGAATTTCATGGCGATCAGGTTCCTCGTAAACGCGCTCGTAGCGAAGTCGTCTCCAAAGGGCTTCGGCATATTCGCGTTCGTAATCAAGATGGCTGTATTCATCGCAATAGTGGTGGCGTTATTCATATTCGCCAAGGTGAACCTGTACGGGTTTTTTATCGGGGTCACAGGTGTCGTTATAGTGATAATCGGAGAAAGCTTGAGAGGGAGTAAAGATGGAACACTTTAG
- a CDS encoding AtpZ/AtpI family protein → MFIAIGFELGFSVIAGILLGEYIDELVGTKTPWFTILGLLAGVFAGFNILLRMLKRINDGKDSNSN, encoded by the coding sequence ATGTTCATAGCCATCGGGTTCGAGCTCGGGTTCTCGGTCATAGCCGGCATACTGCTCGGGGAATACATAGATGAGCTGGTCGGGACCAAAACCCCCTGGTTCACGATTCTTGGGTTGTTGGCAGGTGTTTTTGCAGGGTTCAATATTCTTTTGAGGATGCTAAAGCGGATAAATGACGGAAAGGACAGCAACTCTAATTAA
- the hemL gene encoding glutamate-1-semialdehyde 2,1-aminomutase: MKLRLTKSKKLFKTAQKLIPGGVNSPVRSFKAVSGTPVFISRARGQYIYDADGNKYTDYMSSWGPLILGHAATGVVKAVKRAAENGTSYGAPCEDEIEVAKLIVKSFPSIDMVRMTSSGTEATMSGVRLARAFTKRDYIVKFEGCYHGHADFLLVQAGSGATTFGTPSSPGVPESFTEKTLLANYNDLDSVKGLYRKYGDQIAAVILEPVAANMGVVPPADGFLEGLRKLTSDSGSLLIFDEVITGFRLGMGGAQRKYGVIPDITCLGKIIGGGLPVGAFGGRKNIMSMVAPLGPMYQAGTLSGNPLAMAAGLATLKKLKEPGNYKRLRELSSAMVEGIKEIIKKVGVKASVNSVDSMFTLFFTEIEPVDYKTVLKSDTKKYSKFFENLLRAGIMFPPSQFEAVFLSLAHTERDVDSTLDAVHKALKSV; encoded by the coding sequence ATGAAACTCCGGCTTACGAAATCGAAAAAACTGTTTAAAACCGCTCAGAAACTCATACCTGGCGGTGTCAACAGCCCTGTTAGATCTTTCAAAGCCGTATCGGGCACGCCTGTCTTCATATCCAGGGCCAGGGGTCAATATATTTACGACGCTGACGGGAATAAATACACGGATTACATGTCTTCCTGGGGGCCGCTTATTCTGGGTCACGCGGCAACCGGCGTGGTCAAGGCGGTAAAGAGGGCGGCGGAAAATGGTACCAGCTACGGCGCCCCGTGCGAGGATGAGATAGAGGTCGCAAAGCTCATAGTTAAATCCTTCCCCTCCATCGATATGGTCAGGATGACGAGCTCCGGCACCGAAGCCACTATGAGCGGGGTGCGTCTTGCGAGAGCCTTTACGAAGAGGGACTATATAGTGAAGTTCGAGGGATGCTACCATGGGCACGCCGATTTTCTGCTCGTTCAGGCGGGTTCAGGTGCTACCACTTTCGGAACGCCGAGCAGTCCGGGTGTACCCGAATCATTCACGGAAAAGACACTGCTTGCGAATTATAACGATCTCGATTCGGTGAAGGGGCTTTATCGGAAATACGGGGATCAGATTGCGGCCGTCATCCTTGAGCCGGTCGCTGCAAACATGGGCGTCGTTCCGCCCGCGGACGGTTTTTTGGAAGGTCTCAGGAAGCTCACCAGCGATTCCGGGTCGCTTCTCATTTTTGACGAGGTCATAACGGGATTCAGGCTCGGAATGGGCGGCGCCCAGCGTAAATACGGTGTGATTCCCGACATTACCTGCCTCGGGAAGATTATTGGGGGAGGTCTTCCGGTGGGGGCGTTCGGCGGGAGGAAGAATATAATGAGCATGGTTGCTCCTTTGGGCCCTATGTACCAGGCGGGGACGCTCTCGGGGAACCCGCTCGCGATGGCCGCCGGGCTCGCAACGCTTAAAAAACTAAAAGAGCCGGGTAATTACAAGAGGCTTCGGGAACTCTCCTCTGCCATGGTCGAGGGGATAAAGGAAATAATAAAAAAGGTCGGTGTCAAGGCTTCGGTCAATTCAGTCGATTCCATGTTTACGCTCTTCTTTACTGAGATAGAGCCTGTGGATTACAAAACGGTGCTAAAAAGCGATACAAAAAAGTATTCCAAATTTTTTGAAAATTTACTCAGGGCTGGTATTATGTTTCCGCCTTCTCAGTTTGAGGCGGTTTTCCTTTCGCTGGCCCACACTGAAAGGGACGTCGATAGTACGCTTGACGCCGTGCATAAAGCTCTTAAATCGGTCTGA
- a CDS encoding OmpA family protein, with the protein MKRDKQILFFGLPLLVVALLYLASCATPPPTKELAAAESATAEAKATCEQCKQRVCGDDPTRGDYCGAPCGEDELAAAESALAKGKALASEFCSELEARRMLIDAKAKADEAKLKCAVPPPPPPPPPPPPAPELKDIFFDFDKYNIRPDAAAVLEENAATLQADANLTVLIEGYADIRGTPAYNLKLAQRRADSTKAFLVQLGIDPARITTASGGETTQFGAGTTEEAYQLNRRAHFVVTSPTAKVGARLIFQYAN; encoded by the coding sequence ATGAAAAGGGATAAGCAAATCCTGTTTTTTGGCCTTCCCTTGTTAGTTGTTGCATTGCTCTATCTGGCTAGCTGCGCGACACCCCCGCCGACTAAAGAGCTGGCAGCTGCTGAATCGGCAACAGCTGAAGCGAAAGCTACTTGTGAGCAATGTAAGCAGCGTGTTTGCGGTGACGATCCGACGAGAGGCGATTATTGCGGAGCCCCTTGCGGTGAAGACGAGCTGGCAGCTGCTGAATCGGCACTGGCAAAGGGTAAAGCCCTCGCGAGCGAGTTCTGCAGTGAGCTCGAAGCTCGCAGAATGCTGATCGATGCCAAGGCAAAGGCAGACGAAGCGAAATTAAAATGTGCAGTACCGCCACCCCCGCCGCCTCCGCCACCCCCGCCGCCGGCACCTGAGCTCAAAGATATATTCTTTGACTTCGATAAGTACAACATCAGGCCGGACGCTGCAGCGGTGCTCGAAGAAAACGCGGCGACCTTACAGGCAGATGCTAACCTGACTGTATTGATCGAAGGGTATGCGGATATCAGAGGTACACCTGCATACAACCTGAAGCTTGCTCAGAGAAGGGCCGACTCAACGAAGGCGTTTCTCGTCCAGCTGGGTATCGACCCTGCCAGGATCACGACTGCGAGCGGCGGTGAAACGACACAGTTCGGTGCGGGAACGACCGAAGAAGCCTATCAGCTTAACAGAAGGGCTCACTTCGTAGTAACTTCGCCGACTGCGAAAGTAGGCGCGAGACTTATATTTCAGTACGCCAACTAA
- the ybgF gene encoding tol-pal system protein YbgF, giving the protein MSLGCVATQGDVSSVYARQTRLEAKMDRLSNQVETISQKEASTTGTDVQLQEKVYQLEASLRDLSQAYSKLESKVNQLSLGSAPPVTESGSHMQMPSETASVNTEEVMFNEGYTELSDGNYEGSRAKFKEYLSRYPKSQKASDATYWIAESYYREGQFEESILEYQRFIDTYPKDQRVPLAYLKQGMSLVEIGKEEEAKLFFQTLIDKYPNSDEAKTAKEKISELAVER; this is encoded by the coding sequence ATGTCTCTCGGTTGTGTGGCTACTCAGGGTGATGTCAGCAGCGTTTACGCCCGTCAGACTAGGCTTGAAGCCAAGATGGACAGGCTGTCGAACCAGGTTGAAACGATAAGCCAGAAAGAAGCCTCCACCACGGGTACGGACGTCCAGCTGCAGGAGAAGGTTTATCAGCTGGAGGCCAGCCTTAGGGACTTAAGCCAGGCTTACTCGAAGCTTGAGTCGAAGGTCAATCAGCTGAGCCTGGGCTCCGCGCCCCCGGTTACGGAGTCGGGGTCCCATATGCAGATGCCCTCGGAGACGGCTTCGGTCAATACCGAGGAGGTCATGTTCAATGAGGGTTATACGGAGCTGAGCGACGGTAATTACGAGGGTTCGAGGGCGAAGTTCAAGGAGTATCTATCCAGGTACCCCAAGTCCCAGAAGGCGAGTGACGCGACTTACTGGATCGCCGAATCCTATTACAGGGAAGGGCAGTTCGAAGAATCGATACTCGAATATCAAAGGTTCATAGATACGTATCCCAAGGACCAAAGGGTGCCTCTGGCGTATCTCAAGCAGGGCATGTCCCTGGTCGAGATCGGCAAAGAGGAAGAGGCCAAATTATTCTTCCAGACGCTGATAGACAAGTACCCGAATTCCGACGAAGCTAAGACGGCAAAAGAAAAAATTTCAGAGCTTGCAGTTGAGCGTTAA
- a CDS encoding OmpA family protein: MERLWLRALCVCFAFSIMFAIGCGSNLDKEMADAEAALQAAKDAGAEGLPEYQAAEELIEKAKEMMAAGNKDAARQLLEEARFKAIEAEGKAKSQAYAQTADEGSLQDLSPAGSQYGLVDIFFDYDQSAIRIDAKPVLDQNASIIRNSGDKFQVVVVEGYCDIRGTEEYNLALGQRRAESVTNYLVGLGISPSKVQPISKGETEQFAVGTSEYDYQQNRRAHFVPAVGSPSF, translated from the coding sequence ATGGAAAGGCTGTGGTTACGTGCTTTATGCGTTTGTTTTGCATTTTCGATAATGTTTGCGATTGGTTGCGGATCGAATCTGGATAAAGAAATGGCCGATGCCGAGGCTGCGCTGCAGGCGGCTAAGGATGCGGGAGCCGAGGGGTTACCCGAGTATCAGGCAGCCGAAGAACTGATTGAAAAAGCGAAGGAGATGATGGCTGCGGGAAACAAGGACGCCGCCCGCCAGCTCTTGGAGGAAGCGAGGTTCAAGGCGATAGAAGCCGAAGGAAAGGCGAAGAGCCAGGCCTACGCACAGACTGCGGACGAAGGCAGTCTTCAGGATTTGAGCCCCGCCGGCTCACAATACGGTCTGGTGGACATATTCTTCGATTATGACCAGTCTGCTATAAGAATTGATGCGAAGCCCGTGCTTGATCAAAATGCAAGTATAATTAGGAACAGCGGAGATAAGTTCCAGGTCGTTGTGGTAGAAGGTTATTGCGACATAAGGGGCACGGAGGAATATAATCTTGCCCTGGGCCAAAGGAGAGCCGAATCGGTGACGAATTACCTGGTCGGGCTCGGAATTTCGCCCTCTAAGGTGCAGCCTATAAGCAAAGGAGAAACCGAACAGTTCGCTGTGGGTACGAGTGAATACGATTACCAGCAGAACAGAAGGGCGCATTTTGTGCCGGCGGTTGGTTCCCCAAGTTTCTAG
- a CDS encoding DUF3943 domain-containing protein, translating to MSLIIFNTDSARAATIEGSETLLPLSPINDSVFVDITDINKPDIILEKEADRKTLADFEDFLQNTRNVYFTIWLIRIAQVNMLDINRKEEQMIINPLRWWKNFLGFQNDGKRRGDFEWKDGDRFKTNWIAHPAFGAYSYLYYRAKGYDRFASAVGSAVQSTLFEYTIEGVIQSPSIHDLIITPGIGVPAGIVLEETSNLLASSDSGFLNALGYVINPMKIIVPDRETVNLSPLVSGQVVIGFQW from the coding sequence GTGTCTCTAATAATATTCAACACCGATTCGGCACGTGCGGCAACGATTGAAGGCAGCGAGACACTGCTCCCCCTAAGCCCTATTAACGACTCGGTATTTGTCGATATCACGGATATAAACAAGCCGGATATCATTCTCGAGAAAGAAGCGGACAGGAAAACGCTAGCGGACTTCGAGGATTTCCTTCAAAACACCCGCAACGTTTACTTCACGATCTGGCTCATCCGCATAGCCCAGGTGAACATGCTGGATATAAACAGAAAAGAAGAACAAATGATAATAAACCCGCTCAGGTGGTGGAAGAACTTCCTAGGTTTCCAGAACGACGGAAAGAGAAGGGGCGATTTCGAATGGAAAGACGGAGACAGGTTCAAAACGAACTGGATCGCCCACCCCGCGTTCGGCGCCTATTCATATCTTTATTACAGAGCCAAGGGCTATGACCGTTTCGCTTCCGCCGTCGGATCGGCCGTCCAGAGCACTCTTTTCGAATACACGATCGAGGGAGTGATACAATCGCCGTCGATACACGACCTGATAATAACACCGGGCATAGGCGTTCCCGCGGGCATAGTCCTCGAAGAGACTTCCAACCTGCTCGCTTCGAGCGACAGCGGGTTTTTGAACGCCCTCGGGTACGTCATTAACCCAATGAAAATAATCGTCCCTGACCGGGAGACTGTAAACCTGAGCCCTCTCGTGAGCGGGCAGGTCGTTATCGGCTTCCAGTGGTAG
- a CDS encoding flavin reductase family protein, translating into MSKEEGQAVAGAFWSLSPVVAITSTWQGKHNGQIAVTAVTSSIVHFIPRLLVGIWKGNYTHEFITNSRAFTIHLLRPDQLSLVRNFGFYTGRDRNKFENVQYRTGVTGSPVLTDAHSYAECRVINAMDGGDMTAFLVSVEDGGIISRGQWMTLNHFYSDAPREWIEEYGEKLSRSVAYSLNLIHNIDYSPWKPE; encoded by the coding sequence ATGAGCAAAGAAGAAGGACAGGCGGTCGCGGGGGCTTTCTGGTCTCTCTCCCCGGTCGTTGCAATTACAAGTACCTGGCAGGGGAAGCATAACGGGCAGATCGCGGTGACAGCGGTTACGTCATCCATAGTCCATTTCATACCGCGGCTCCTCGTCGGGATATGGAAAGGCAACTATACGCACGAATTCATCACGAACAGCAGGGCGTTCACCATCCACCTTCTGAGGCCCGATCAGCTGAGCCTCGTAAGGAACTTCGGATTCTACACGGGCAGGGACAGGAATAAATTCGAGAACGTGCAGTACAGAACAGGCGTCACCGGCAGCCCTGTGCTCACGGACGCGCACTCCTACGCCGAATGCAGGGTGATCAATGCGATGGACGGCGGTGACATGACGGCGTTCCTCGTGAGCGTCGAAGACGGCGGTATAATCAGCAGGGGCCAGTGGATGACGCTCAATCACTTTTACTCGGACGCTCCGCGCGAATGGATCGAGGAGTACGGAGAGAAGCTTTCCCGCTCGGTCGCATATTCCCTGAATCTGATCCACAACATAGACTATTCGCCCTGGAAGCCCGAATAA
- a CDS encoding M28 family peptidase yields the protein MRKYALPLLLSLVILSPSRPEEAPSQPVSGEITQHEVIAHVRYLSSDKLEGRMTGEKGSTEAARYIARDFEQSGLEPLGDGGNYFQKFPLPERVIPGKLNSLAITINGLEKRFELGRDFFPLAVSASGSASGELVFAGYGISAPELGYDDYRGVDVRGRIVLLLRGSPRDMDYRSHFYDYASFRYKAMNAWEKGAKGIIFTTPDSLDEEEDLGSLAFELPSGGAAVEAAIIRRDEARVIIGLAGGDFARLEAMLSERKSGSFPIPGSEAEMRVDLVTVRGESSNVLGFLPGSDPVLKNQVVVIGAHYDHLGRGQNYSDPRPGKGRVYNGADDNASGVSGLLELGEYFARSTHRLKRSLLFIAFSGEEIGLLGSSFYIEHPAIPAENTVAMINMDMIGRLRENKLTVLGVGSAGEWEGLIDKANAGVGLDLTYMDSAFGPSDQTVFFADKIPSVLFFTGLHKDYHTTGDDWEKINPEGEARVLRLIANLVTELGDGGKVTFSEGSTAYDGPPELNVYLGTVPDYTNREEGVRLSGVKEGSPAERAGLAKGDTVIELDGIRIRNIYDYRSALAVSRPGVAVEVVIIRAGKRISVGVVPEPR from the coding sequence ATGCGGAAGTATGCTCTGCCTCTTTTACTGTCCCTGGTTATTCTTTCTCCGTCCCGGCCGGAGGAGGCCCCTTCCCAACCCGTCTCGGGGGAGATAACGCAGCACGAGGTCATTGCCCACGTGCGCTACCTCTCCTCGGACAAGCTCGAAGGGCGGATGACGGGTGAGAAGGGCTCGACAGAGGCCGCGCGGTATATCGCCCGTGATTTCGAGCAGTCGGGCCTCGAGCCCCTGGGAGACGGCGGCAATTACTTTCAAAAATTCCCGCTCCCTGAGAGGGTTATTCCCGGGAAGCTGAACTCGCTCGCCATCACCATCAACGGTCTTGAGAAACGGTTCGAATTGGGCCGTGATTTCTTTCCTCTGGCCGTTTCTGCGAGCGGCTCCGCTTCTGGAGAGCTGGTGTTCGCCGGATACGGCATCAGCGCTCCAGAGCTCGGGTATGACGACTATCGAGGCGTGGATGTGAGGGGCAGGATCGTGCTCCTGCTTAGGGGCTCGCCGAGGGATATGGACTACAGGAGCCATTTCTATGATTATGCGTCCTTCCGGTACAAGGCGATGAATGCCTGGGAAAAAGGGGCGAAAGGCATCATTTTCACGACGCCCGATTCGCTCGACGAGGAGGAAGACCTGGGAAGCCTGGCCTTCGAGCTGCCGTCGGGCGGCGCGGCGGTTGAGGCGGCAATTATCAGGAGGGACGAGGCGCGGGTAATCATCGGCTTGGCGGGCGGGGACTTCGCACGATTGGAGGCGATGCTCTCCGAAAGGAAAAGCGGCTCGTTTCCGATCCCGGGATCGGAGGCGGAGATGAGGGTCGATCTCGTGACCGTAAGGGGGGAGAGCTCCAATGTTCTCGGGTTCCTTCCGGGCAGCGACCCCGTGCTTAAGAATCAGGTAGTTGTAATTGGCGCACACTATGATCACCTGGGCAGAGGGCAAAATTATTCTGACCCCCGGCCCGGAAAGGGCAGGGTATATAACGGCGCCGACGACAATGCTTCGGGCGTCTCAGGTCTTCTCGAATTGGGCGAGTATTTCGCCCGGAGCACACACCGCCTTAAGCGGAGCCTCCTATTTATAGCGTTCTCGGGGGAGGAGATAGGCCTCCTGGGCTCTTCTTTTTACATAGAGCATCCGGCGATACCCGCTGAGAACACCGTGGCGATGATAAATATGGATATGATAGGGAGGCTCAGGGAAAACAAGCTCACGGTCCTCGGGGTAGGCTCAGCCGGGGAGTGGGAAGGCCTGATCGACAAGGCGAACGCAGGCGTCGGCCTCGACCTGACCTATATGGATTCGGCGTTCGGCCCGAGCGACCAGACTGTTTTTTTCGCCGACAAGATACCGTCCGTCCTCTTTTTTACTGGGCTTCATAAGGACTATCACACGACCGGGGACGACTGGGAGAAAATAAACCCGGAGGGCGAAGCAAGGGTGCTGCGCCTTATAGCGAATCTCGTTACGGAGCTGGGCGACGGGGGGAAAGTCACGTTCTCCGAGGGCTCGACGGCGTATGATGGACCGCCCGAACTTAACGTCTATCTGGGGACAGTGCCCGATTATACGAACCGCGAAGAGGGGGTGAGGCTCTCGGGAGTAAAAGAAGGGAGTCCGGCCGAGCGGGCCGGGCTCGCGAAAGGCGACACTGTCATAGAGCTCGACGGGATAAGGATCCGTAACATATATGATTACCGGAGCGCGCTCGCGGTATCCAGACCCGGCGTCGCCGTCGAGGTCGTGATAATCAGGGCGGGGAAACGAATTAGCGTCGGTGTCGTGCCGGAACCGCGCTGA
- a CDS encoding prolipoprotein diacylglyceryl transferase, with the protein MYPVLFRVGDISVSSFSVMVLLGFLVAYILGESEFKRKGLNGNLVDLLLIASVVGGLGGAKILFLYQQVPITDFIADPVRYLASGFTFFGGLIGAAILTWLVTQMKRISFLSVTDLMCPLLIIAYAIGRIGCLLVGDDYGTPSGLPWAMAFPEGSPPTTERVHPTQIYDTISMTILFAVLWGIRKKDLPTGWMTAITFIVLGIQRFLVEFLRQTTPSFIPGISQAQIIAVVFVAAGIVILWNSKNRTARPAAAP; encoded by the coding sequence ATGTATCCCGTTCTATTCAGAGTAGGCGACATATCCGTATCTTCTTTCTCGGTAATGGTCCTCCTGGGTTTCCTGGTCGCATACATACTCGGAGAATCGGAATTCAAGAGGAAGGGGCTTAACGGCAACCTCGTGGATTTGCTGCTCATCGCCTCCGTAGTGGGCGGACTCGGCGGCGCGAAAATCCTGTTCCTCTACCAGCAGGTCCCCATAACGGACTTTATCGCCGACCCCGTCAGGTACCTCGCGTCCGGTTTTACTTTCTTCGGCGGCCTCATCGGGGCGGCAATACTCACATGGCTCGTGACCCAGATGAAAAGGATCAGTTTTTTATCCGTCACGGACCTGATGTGCCCGCTCCTCATAATAGCGTATGCGATCGGCAGAATCGGATGCCTGCTCGTAGGAGACGACTACGGAACCCCTTCCGGCCTGCCCTGGGCGATGGCCTTTCCCGAGGGCTCGCCACCGACTACCGAAAGGGTCCATCCGACCCAGATATACGACACGATCTCCATGACGATATTGTTCGCAGTGCTCTGGGGCATACGCAAAAAAGACCTTCCGACCGGGTGGATGACGGCGATTACGTTTATTGTTCTGGGGATCCAGAGGTTCCTCGTGGAGTTCCTGCGGCAGACGACGCCCAGCTTCATCCCCGGTATATCGCAGGCCCAAATTATAGCGGTCGTATTTGTCGCAGCGGGCATCGTAATTCTATGGAATTCCAAAAATCGCACGGCGAGGCCTGCAGCAGCTCCCTGA